A window of Poecilia reticulata strain Guanapo linkage group LG23, Guppy_female_1.0+MT, whole genome shotgun sequence genomic DNA:
atatttgagaAGATATCTTGACTGCAGCTTTTTGCAaattaaagctaaattatttaacaaaaaaactgtaatgtAGTACATAACAATTACATTGACACACAATGTATTGTTGGGACACATTTCAGGATTTTacttgactttaaaataaaatgattaactGATTATCAGTGGTAAAAGCTTGTAAAAATGGTTTCAGGAAGTGAGGTAAAACACCGGTAGCAACACTGATGACCTCCAGTGATTAAGaaaaaagacacattaaaaTGACTCATGAAATAATCAAGAGTCTTTCAGCTTCAGCAGtgtgtaaaacttttaaaatgtgtgcaatttttaaaatgttttaaatattttatatacgTCTTctacttaatatttaaaactgaactcCATGAAAAGTGAATTGAGTTTCAAACCAGCTACTTTGACTGACTGTTTGGACAAAGATcccatattttttaatgtaaggTAAATGCTCTAGTTTTGACttttatatctaaaaaaaaaaaaaaagagaagaaagaggtGAGCTGCTAGAGGGCCAAACAGTGATGAAACTGTACCTTACCACATTTGATCCAGTTTGGGTTCATCTTCTTTACACAATGATGTGGCATTCTGGTAATATGTTAAATCGAACTCTCCTTGTTATCCTCTTCTTTGTTCATAGAAATGCTGATGTTTGCATGTCCATTGTTCTGTGTGTTACCCTCCACTGCGTTGTCTTTGGCCTGGTTCCTCAGAGCTAGCTTCTTCTGTCTCTTGATGATTTTAACGTAGAGAATTCCCCACAACACATTGGTAAGGAAGTATAGTCCAGTTACCAAGCCTAAGAAAGTCATTCTGAAAGTAAAGCGTATTATAAAAACACTGATTACACGTGTGCCGGATTTTATTTGCTGTGATTTGTGACGTAGCCTGCAAGGCCAACATCCGTTCTTACCTAAATGCGTTGGAATCATAAAGCCTACATGCTCCACGTCCTCCACATTGCTTCGTGCCCCATTTCAAACAAGTTCGATCGATCAGTGCTCCGAAATATATCGGGGGAGGGATCCCACCTGGGAGGTCACGCCAAATGTCATCAATGTCGTTACTAAGAATTGGTGCTTGTTGCAGGTGCAGTACTCACCCAGAGTTCTCACAATTAGGGTCTGCATACCCAAGGCCAAAGACTTCAGATCTGGTTGGATGGATCTAATTCAAAGAAGCACGATGGAACATTATGTAAGAAATGgaggtttgtttcttttgggtAAGTAAGGATAAAAGAATTAAACATAGCCGAAGTTAGACAAACCtatttacaattattttgtaattgctAACTTAAGTTTTATTAATGTCACTAATGATTGAATCACTGATTTGGCATTAAGATTATGTCCAACTGCCTAAGTCAATACTAGCTCATTAGCTGAGCTTTATAAAGCTTGACTGCATACCAGTGAGGCAGTTTCACTGGTTAACTCAAGTGTGTAGGTcaagggatgcatctaaaacttGCAGGACTCTGGCCCTCGAGGAATTGAGTGAATCTTACCTGAGTAACACAATATATCCCGGTGTGCCCCCACAGGCAGAAATGAAAGCTCCCACCACTGTCAAAGCCATGtagattttaaatttataatCACAATCGCTCTTCCTCGGACACTGGCCCAGCACAGCAGACATGTTCGCAGCAGGAGTCATGAAGTCCCCAACACAGGTACAGTTGTGAAACACCTGAAGATCAAAAACACAAGGATCTAATGCAGAACAACTTGTACCTCCGGCTTAATGCCGCTGATAGATTTTGGAGATCTACTACTTTCAATTTTCAGAGCAAAATCTCTATCTCTGTGTTGTTTGTGTGGATGGATTTCGTGTTGGTGGAAAAAACGCTCACCATTGCTTTTCCTGTCCCAGTGGAGGTCTGGCAGCCAGCCAGGCAGGGAGAGGCATACGTCATGCCGTTATAGGCGCACACTGGATCCCAGTGCTTCAAGGAGCAGGAACAGCCCAGGTTGCAAGGCGACAAAAGTGTGGAATAATTGTAGGATACCTGTTGATAACTGGGCCAAAGCAGACAAGTCGTGTTTGTCAGAATATTATTCATTGCCAATGAAGTCAAGagatttcatcaaaaaaaacaacaacttaccCTTGATACGCAACAGTCAAACCAGCCACCTCTGCATTGTCACAGTGGAAGAAGCCCTGCAGGGTGAGCAAAGAAAAGGATGCAAGAGACGCAGAGATGGACACTCTGGCTGCTCCAACGACACCCAGGTTGAACCGTTTCAGCACAAAACCACCAGTGATGATGCCCAGAGCGACTGCGGGCAGGTTCATGATGCCTTAGTGGTGAAATGTAGAGATGGTTTACAGGACAGAAAGGATGACTCCTTACACTTCCAAGATGGAAAACAAAGGGATGACAATGTTGGATAACCACCCAGTCATCAAATGCTAAATATAGCGTCTAGATTTTCTAAACACTTGCACAAAGGGAGATCTCACAGTGGGTCATTAAGTGCTTACATTCTTGAGTTGATGTTATCACACACAATCACACTTCCCTTTCACAACATCATTGTTCCAATTGCAGGAAAGTTAAGAGTGAGTGGGGGTGGGGTGAGCGGTGTACCTATGAGAAAAATGGCCTTGGATGCCGCCTGGCCGTAGATCTGCTCCATGAATTTAGGTTTGAAGGTGATCATGCCAATGAAACCGTTGACCGCAACCAGGTGGGTGAGAATCATCATCGTGTAGATGCTGTTCCTGAAGAGTCTCTTCAGTGAAGGAACAAAATCTGGCAAAGAACAAAGCATTAGATAAGGTTACTCTCAGCGCTTAGTGGTGTTTTTGGGCatacagccaaaacactgagttacCTTTAGCCATTTCCTTAAATGTGACGGTCTTCTCTTTGTCTTCACCATCTTGGGTCTCGTCTGGCAGGAAGCTCTCCTGTTCTGGCCCAGAAGCTAGCTCTGTACTTTTTTTGccatcttcttcctcctccccctNNNNNNNNNNNNNNNNNNNNNNNNNNNNNNNNNNNNNNNNNNNNNNNNNNNNNNNNNNNNNNNNNNNNNNNNNNNNNNNNNNNNNNNNNNNNNNNNNNNNNNNNNNNNNNNNNNNNNNNNNNNNNNNNNNNNNNNNNNNNNNNNNNNNNNNNNNNNNNNNNNNNNNNNNNNNNNNNNNNNNNNNNNNNNNNNNNNNNNNNNNNNNNNNNNNNNNNNNNNNNNNNNNNNNNNNNNNNNNNNNNNNNNNNNNNNNNNNNNNNNNNNNNNNNNNNNNNNNNNNNNNNNNNNNNNNNNNNNNNNNNNNNNNNNNNNNNNNNNNNNNNNNNNNNNNNNNNNNNNNNNNNNNNNNNNNNNNNNNNNNNNNNNNNNNNNNNNNNNNNNNNNNNNNNNNNNNNNNNNNNNNNNNNNNNNNNNNNNNNNNNNNNNNNNNNNNNNNNNNNNNNNNNNNNNNNNNNNNNNNNNNNNNNNNNNNNNNNNNNNNNNNNNNNNNNNNNNNNNNNNNNNNNNNNNNNNNNNNNNNNNNNNNNNNNNNNNNNNNNNNNNNNNNNNNNNNNNNNNNNNNNNNNNNNNNNNNNNNNNNNNNNNNNNNNNNNNNNNNNNNNNNNNNNNNNNNNNNNNNNNNNNNNNNNNNNNNNNNNNNNNNNNNNNNNNNNNNNNNNNNNNNNNNNNNNNNNNNNNNNNNNNNNNNNNNNNNNNNNNNNNNNNNNNNNNNNNNNNNNNNNNNNNNNNNNNNNNNNNNNNNNNNNNNNNNNNNNNNNNNNNNNNNNNNNNNNNNNNNNNNNNNNNNNNNNNNNNNNNNNNNNNNNNNNNNNNNNNNNNNNNNNNNNNNNNNNNNNNNNNNNNNNNNNNNNNNNNNNNNNNNNNNNNNNNNNNNNNNNNNNNNNNNNNNNNNNNNNNNNNNNNNNNNNNNNNNNNNNNNNNNNNNNNNNNNNNNNNNNNNNNNNNNNNNNNNNNNNNNNNNNNNNNNNNNNNNNNNNNNNNNNNNNNNNNNNNNNNNN
This region includes:
- the LOC103459540 gene encoding solute carrier organic anion transporter family member 1C1-like; protein product: MSVESKKTREACCSKLKLFLVSLAFVYFAKAFGGSYMKSSITQIERRFDIPSSLIGVIDGSFEMGNLLVIAFVSYFGAKLHRPRLIGIGCLVMATGSFIVALPHFLQGLYKYETSMSHNTQVNSTENILPCLSNHSLNEKNEIPDVEAMKACEKAVGSSMWIYVFLGNMLRGIGETPIMPLGISYLDDFSKHENTPFYLACIHTTGILGPMFGFMLGSFLAKTYVDIGFVDLDSITINYKDSRWVGAWWLGFILTGTVILLSSIPFFFLPKSLPKEGEEEEDGKKSTELASGPEQESFLPDETQDGEDKEKTVTFKEMAKDFVPSLKRLFRNSIYTMMILTHLVAVNGFIGMITFKPKFMEQIYGQAASKAIFLIGIMNLPAVALGIITGGFVLKRFNLGVVGAARVSISASLASFSLLTLQGFFHCDNAEVAGLTVAYQGYQQVSYNYSTLLSPCNLGCSCSLKHWDPVCAYNGMTYASPCLAGCQTSTGTGKAMVFHNCTCVGDFMTPAANMSAVLGQCPRKSDCDYKFKIYMALTVVGAFISACGGTPGYIVLLRSIQPDLKSLALGMQTLIVRTLGGIPPPIYFGALIDRTCLKWGTKQCGGRGACRLYDSNAFRMTFLGLVTGLYFLTNVLWGILYVKIIKRQKKLALRNQAKDNAVEGNTQNNGHANISISMNKEEDNKESSI